Genomic DNA from Manis pentadactyla isolate mManPen7 chromosome 14, mManPen7.hap1, whole genome shotgun sequence:
taatttaatttcattACAACTGACACTGTAATAATAATCACCACACATGAGTCTTCTGACCTGTTTGTTTCAAGCAACATTTGGCATAAAGACATTCTCGTGATAAAATTTTGCCCCTTAGAATTTTTAGTAGTGGAATTTGACCCATATCCCAGAATGCTTTTGAAAGTTAGTGCAGGTCTGTGGACCGAGAGAGTTAAGAAGCCTGCATCACCTTTGAGCCAGAAAGCTCAAGGTTTTAATGCAGAGCTGAAATTGCCGCCTGAATTCTGTGCCCATGGTGGCCTGGTGCTCCTAGAAGAAGTGGAAGAGGCAACTTCTGGCAAGCCCCTTACCCTCCAGGAGCCTAGCAGAGCATCCCATGAGGGCCGAAACCAGCTGTAAAGCAAGTGGAAGGCTTGGTGGGTACTGGTGCTGGGGGTGGCAGGTCAGCCAGTGACTGGCACTCAGGGAGCACCTCAGTGCCCCGTGTAGCCCACCCTGGCATCTGGCTTCCTGGAAAGGCTGTCAGTATCTCCCTGACGCATGTGGCTGACGAGGGACAACCCGGGATCAGCCTCCACCAAGTCCTGAAACATAGCCTGTCCTTCTGCTAGGAAGTTTGGTGCAAAACAAGTCTGGTGCAACACGTGTCAGTAGGACAGGTCACAGCAGGGTCCCTGAGCTCCAGTGAGGCGGCAGCAAGCACACAGTTCTGCTGCCCTGAGACAGGGCAAACCCACCATGTCCTGGTGATGCGAACAGCACCGCATTGTGCAGGCGGCAGAGGCCATGACATATTCATCTGGCAGGTTCAGATGTGCACAGGGAGTCAGGCAGTGACCATGATTGACAGTGCCGCAATGACACCTTGCCTGAACCCCCACCCCCGCTTCTCAAGGACTGTCCTCGCCTGGGCTTATGGTCTTCTCATCCTGCCCAGCCACAGCACTTTCCTCCCCAGGTGTGGAGAAAGTGACTTGGCCATTTTTGTTTCCCCAGGAAGTCCGGGCAAGCCAGTGGCAGTAACTGCAAGCACAGCCATAGCCGTGACCATGGACAAGAAGACAGCCATTGCCGCAGGTAGGAGCCTCCCTTCCCTCTGTGCCCCTGAGGCCAGGCAGGGTCGAGTCAAGGTCAAGATAAGGCACCCAGCAACAACGGGATCCCCTGCCCATGGTCTGCAGTGGTACCACCTTCTGACTCTGATCTTCCAGGGGAAATGTGGGATGGGAGGATGGAGTCTTCCCAAGCCATTtgtttataaaacataaaatgagaAGTAAGTAAATTTTGACGACATGGGCACAGAATTCAGACGACTTTGCACATGGTCGTGCAATGTGGCCTCCGAGAGAGGTGAAGAGatgtgctcaaggtcacacaggccAGATATTCCTTTCGCCTTCTGTTTGCTGCTTCCTTCCTCTGTCGCCTCGGTCTGGTACCCACTGCAGAGAGAACTGGCCTGTGCCTCAGATCCTAAAGGAGCAGCCCAGCATGTGTGCCCAACAGCACCCCGGGCACGGCTAGCCCTCAGGGCGATCCATGAGGGGGGCTCCCtttggcagatgaggaaactgagacatggCAAAGTTATGTGCCCAAAGTCCCACAGCCAATAACAAAGCCTGGATGTGAACTCAGATGGCCTCTCTTCAAGGCCCAAGATCACTACCCTGTGTAGCGATTGGCCTCAAATGTGATGAGCGCACCCAGTGCTCTGAAAGTGGGGCGGACCAACGGGCACTCAGGCACTGGCCAGCGGGGATCCTTGCATCAGGCCCCGTCTtacaccccagcccctggccagtCAGCAGCTGGAGTGGGTGGGGTAGGCAGGGGTAGGGCAACTCCCCCATCCGGGGCTGAATCCAGGGCAGAGCAGGTGGGAGGGGCAAGCTGGGCTTGGGCAGAGACTGTCCCACCCTCTTCCTGCCTCTGAGAGGGAGGGCACAGGGAGTCTGCTTTTCACCTCTTATGAATAAGAGGTGGGGGGAGAAATGACTTTGCTCGGTACCTTTGCTGGGCAACACTTGGGTCACTGGTTATCAGGATGCACAGCTGCTGCCTTTGGAAGGGACCTGTGCCATCTCAGCCGCCTTTTTAGATGGAGCCCATGGCATGCTAATTCCAGGCCCATTTCTAGGCCAAATTTTGACCCCAAACTGGTTCCACTAAAGTCTGTTCTATGGTCCCAGCTGCGTCTGTGTCTGTCGGCTCCTCGGTGGTGTGAGCACTCTCTGCTCCCGCATACCTGAAGGAAAAccaggaaagaaaaggaacacaGGGTCAGGCTGCTGGCTGCGCTCTCCTGCACTCTGCAATTATTTGATATCATTTTTAACTCGTAGCTGAACTAGAGCTATAAGGGGTTGCCATAGAAACCGTGTCCTGGTGCCTCTGGTTAAACTCATTGCAGACAGTCGCTCTGCACTCTGGGGAGCGTGGATGCGACAGGGAAAAGACGAGGTGCTGGAGACTTTATGCTTCAATTTTTTTGGAGGGGTCTCCTTTTCTAATTTCCTCTCCCTGGCCTGGGGCTCAGCCTCCCTGATTCTGGGCCCAGTGGGGCCAAAGCCCaaggcagggaaggcagtgtgTGTCTGGGAGTTTCATCCCCTGGAAACTGAGGCCTGTGTGCCCGTGCACTCCAGGACTGGGTGAgctggtgtctggtgggcaggctgcAAGTGTGATTTGTGCACTGAGCAAGGGCAGAAGGTAGGAGACAGGCACCTGGACAGCTCCAAGAACCAGCCATGTGTCAGATGCGTGTATGACACCACGGGTTCATACGGAAGGGCAGATGGATGAGGAGGGATCATTTTCTTCCCTAAGCAGGTAATTTATCCACAGTTTATGCCAAATTTCTAGAACTCTTTTTGGTCAGGATCCATTTTCAGTTCTCATGCACTCCAGACCTTGTTAAGGAATGTCACCAAGCATAATGAGGTGGTGCTGTAACCTGCACAAGTGTATCTCTAGCACACATACCGTAATACACACGTGCCCTGCACACGGGGGGTCTCCCGTCTGGAGCTGCGTGAGGGCCCCTCTCCTTAGAACTCTGCCTAGGTGCCAGCGGGCCCAGCTGACAGAACATGTGTGCACCCAGAAGGGTGACTTGAATAACACATCTCTGAATTACCCAGCCCTGTACCAGGCTCCAGGGAGGTCCTGTCCCCTGCTTCTGCAGCAGGCCTTGGGGAAGACTTGCCTCTCAGGTCTGTTCTAACTGTTGGGGCTATGAAGGGCAGCACCCCCCAGTTATCAGCACCTATGAAGGGCGAATCACCCAGTTCTGCTGGAAGTCCAGCTGAACTCCAGAAATGGGGACCCTGGGGGTTCACTTCTCTCTGGAACTTGCTCACTCAAAGGAAGACTCCTGGGAAGGGAAAATTCAGTCTTGGTCTCTGAAGACTGCTGACTCAAGCAGCCCAGTCCTGGTCAGCCAGCGGCAAGTCCAGCCCCATGGGTGGACCGGTCAGCCCTGCCCTCTCACCACCTCCGCTCCTGGTTCCCCCACCCACAGCCCTCCAGTACATGATGCTGATTTCCCAGCTGCTAAGCCCCAAGGAGGGTCATATGCACAAGCCCAGTGTCATCTGCCTGTCCCTGGAGTCAGTCTGGAAAGCACAAGACAGTAACAGGTAAACAGGGGCTCCTCCTTCATGTTGGCAGACCCCCCCACTCCTCAGGGCCGATAGAACCTGGTCAACAGAGATTCCCCTGCACTGCTCATAGggagccctccccccacctcccataCACAGTGGGGTCCTCTGGGCAAATGCATGCTTCCTCCCACACAGGCCCACCTTGCCTGCCACATGGATGCACTCAAGCTGGGTGAGCACCCACAGGGCACAGGGCAGTGACTGGCCTCCCGGTCACCTTCTCCACTCCAAGAGCCACACTGCCTCCTGCCAGGAAACCAGCCTGGGGCTCACACTCGGTGCTGTCAGGCCAGCAGTTGTCGGGTGGGGGGGCATTGCTGCACTCAGCTACAGATGTGCTCTGCAGAAGGCCCCGCCCAAGGCCTCCCACCTGTCTCGTGGAGCTCTGACCTTTGGGGTGACACCCAGGAACACTCTAGCAGCTACCTGGGGAGGCACGGGGGCTGGAGGCTActctcccaacacacacattCCCTCCCAACCCAAAGAAACCAGGAAGTGCATAGGAAAATACGGTCTTTATTGGTCTTCTGAAACAACAAACCAGAAatataattttgcctttaaaaatcttCTGTCTCCAGATGAAGATACCACCATTAACAAGACCTGCTCCTCCCCATATTCCCTTTAGAAAATCCCTAGATCTGGTGTCAGTGAGCAAGCCAAAAGGCAGACTGCGCCGCCCCCTCCACCCGACCTTGGAGGTGTGGTTAGCAGCCTGATAGGCAGCCTGTGCTTGGACCCCCACTGCCAGAGACCCACCTTCTCAGAGGCATCCCTGCCCCTCACCCAGTGCTCTCCTCCACGGGGTCACGGGTGCTGAGCAAGCGGGCTGCCCTGTGCTTCCTCAGACCCTGGCGTTCAGTGTTGTGCTGACCTCTTCCTGGGCCACCACTGAGACCACGCAGAGCCAGAAACCAGGCCGTCTGTAAGCCTTGGGAAGACCAGTGTCCAGCAGAGGGAGACCTAGTTCTCACCCAAGATGAGACCATAACGAGGGGCAGACCCAGGATAAGGACCTGGGGACCACCAAACCCTGTGcagccctcctcccccaccacctGCCACCGCCCTACACGCAGGAACCTCTGACCCTTGTGTAGGAACAGACAAGACCCCTGGCCCATGGTCTGGTTTGGCCCCCAGCCCAGATGCAGTTACAAATTCTGGGAAGCCAGACCGAGCAGCTAAAACTCTGGGAAGGGGCGCCCCACTAAGGAAGCCTCTGAgcttcctctctctgctcctggAGTCTGCTGGCAGGCAGTGAGCTTCAGCAGGGGCCACCTGCTTTCCCAAGATGCCCCCAGTCACAGAGCATGACCCCGTCCTTGCCCCAAGGTCACGGGCCCTGAGATGCTGAAGATGGAGGGGTGAGAGGTACAGAGCAACAGTTCTGGGCTGTGGGCTATGCGAGTGGAAGTGGGGTGTCCCTGTGGGGCCTGGCAGTGCTGCAGAAATGCCCAGTGTGACCGTAGCTCTGGAGCTTCCCGCTCCAGCTCCAAGGCCTCTGGGCCGGTGTCCCTGGGAAACCAGCAGAACAGGTGAGAGGGTTCCCATGGCACTGCGCGGTCCCCTCTGGGGTGAGAGAGGGTTCCCGAGGGGCTGTGCGGTCCCCTCTGGTGGCGCCACTCTGGCCCACTTTGAAGGACCGTGGAGGAATCCTGTGTTACTGCGCTGGGTTCCTCCCCGGGTTGACTTGAGAAGATTGTGGTGAGCCAGCCAAAGGGCCTCTGGTCTgcggacaagaggcccagaggaagtgtgtCCTGCTCCCCGTGTCTTCAGGACCCGTCTCCATGTGACTGGGAGTGCGTGTGCACAGGGGTGAGAGATCTACTCAATCTTTGGGATTGCCCTGGTGATGCTCTGTTTGTCCAAGAGCCTCTTAGTGAATCCAGAAGCGGTGTGGCCTGTGGCCAATAGCAGATTTGGGGTATGATGGCATCAGCTGAGGGCATGGGTTGTGATTGCAGTGTTGTGTTCTACGTGCAGAGTCCAAGTGACAGGGTTCATGTGGCTGCTCATTAGTCCCAGCAGGTGAAATCTGGACCCAACTTTCACACAGAAGGGCGGTTAGGAATATCTTCCCGGCTTAGAAGAGAGTCACAGAAATGGACTCCCTGGCACTTGTATCACTTCCTTCCCACTCCCTAAATGCAGGTGAGGGGGGCTCGAGCAAGACATGGGGGAGTTGCCTGCTGTGACTGTcgccagggcagggagggaggcgggGAGTGCTCAGTCCCGAAGCTTTTGCACGCACATCCTGCTGCCCTCTAACAGCAAGCTTAGGGAGATTCCCCAGGTGTTCCCACCAAAGACTTGCTGGCCGAGCAGCCTCAGCAGGGGCCTTTAGCACAGGGCGGCTTTCTCAGAGACTTGGAAGGCCACGGAGAGTCACTCAGCACAGTGCGGCTTGCTTGCTGGAGGGCTGTGGAGGAAAGTGCGAATGGGGAGTGTgacaggggtgggggcaggctggCCCTCCCTGTGGCAGGGCCTgtgtctctccctgccctcctacctggccaggtggggctggctgtcATGCCACAGAAGAGATCTGCTTCTGCTCTTCATGCTCACCCTCCGGGTCCCCCATCAGGGGCTGGCGCTTCTTGAGTTCCCGGTGGTACTTGGCCATGAGGGAGGCGTAGATGCAGCCATAGGCAGCAGCCACCACCATCATGATGCAGACGATGCCGCAGACGACCCCGGCGATGACCACTGTGCCGATGGCCCGCCGCACGCTCACCGGCCGGTGCCTCTGCTTCTGGGGGCAGGCTGTGCTGGGCTCTGGCTCCAGCTCCGCCCCTGGCTTGGGCTTAGCCGGTTCCGGGCTGGCCTTGGTACAGGGTGGCCCAGGAATATCCAGCCCGGCAGAGCTGTTCTCGTCCTCCAGCTGGGAGCAGTAGTTGAACATCTCCATGGGGACCACGCGCATGTCCTTCCCCCTCAGCTCCTTGGGCAGGGTACAGGCAAGCTGGTCCAGGCGTCCCCCTGCATCCAGGCGAGAAACAGGGAGGAGCTGACTGGACACCCCGAACTTGGACTTCTCTGCCTGGGCTCAGATTTCCCACCACTGCCTCTGGATTGACTGAGTCACTCTCCCACAAACAAATAACATCACCGGCACAACagcatcaataaaaaaaaaaaaaatcacacacacacacagagtcacatgGAGACAGAGGTCATGAGGAGCAGGTCCCCAGGTCCCCATTCCAGGTCCAAGTGGCAGGCCCAGAAAGACTAGTTTCTATCCGCAACACAGTCAGTCCTAAAACCACATTTATacgagaggaagggaggagggaaaccAGCATTACAGAGCCAAGTACCACAGAGAAGAGGTACACATATCACATCATTTGATTGTCGTGAAGCCGTGTAAAATGGATATTGttgtcattcccattttacagaaaagcacATGACCATTTCAGTCAAGCCTGCTTTCTCCAGAGCCAAGCTGACCCTCTGGAGGGACTTGGGGAGGGCGGTCAGCACAGAGCAGGAGCCCACCCGGCCACAGACCCACTCCCGTCCTTGCCCCTGAATCTGCCTGCTCACCCCCTGTCTCTGAACAGCACTGTTCTCAACACGGTATCTCAACCATCCAGGGCTCTTCCCTctcacaaaaaggacaaaagcccAAAAGCCACCTCTGCAGCCACCGCTCTTCCCCACAAGACTTTATGGCTGTGACTGTGGCTGCCTAAGAGGGGATCAAAACGGTTAGGAGAGAATGTTTTCCTTTTTGCCTCTAACAGCAGCCCGGGAGCCCCATCAGTGCCCTATCAGAGCAGCTCTGGGAGCACAGGGACCCTGCAGACCctaggggagggggaggggctggagagggGACGGGGGCCATGGGTGGGAAGTGGGGAAtgaagcagggagagagagggtaGTTCAGAGCCGGCTGCCTGGACAGCCCCTGGGAAGTCACAGGTAGATTTGGTCCCTTTCAGCTTCCAGTGAAGTCTGGATGCAGACCACAGATCCCTGCCCAATGGTCTTGGCTCCTGCCGGTCCCTGCCAGTTCCCTCTCCCAGCCCAGTCACCTCCCCATACTAGAGATATCAAGGTTTTCCTGGGATGTTGATGAAAACATCCCAGGATTTTTTTTGAAGGAGTGCAAAGTTGAAAACAACTCTACTTTTGGAATTGTAAATTCCAAAAATATGCATTCCCATTCCATGCCCTTTTGTGCTGAGAACTAGTTCCTGATGACTGTATTTAAGGGCAAAAACATTCCCAAGGGAAACACATAAGTCTGGGGCTGAAGATACATGGCCTCCAGTTTCCCTGTGCCAGTGACCTGTGGCAAGTCTTACATCCAGTGAAATGTGTCTGGGGCCACCTTTATATAGGCGGGAGCTGGGTGTTGAAATGGGGCAACCTCACCATTCTGTACCAAAGACCTGAGGTTAAACCCTGGCTGTGTCATCTTGTACAaattatttaacttatttaagTGCTTACAAGTCTTAGTTTTCCTGACTGTAAAATAGGAATGGCTGTCTCAATTAGCTGCTGTAAGGATTACAGTAAATAATGGACCTAAGGATCAAAGTAGGTAATGTAAAGTAGAAAAGATATTTGTAAACTGGAAGCTATACAAGTACTAATTTTATTATTTCGCCATTCACAGAAATGGGAGGAATTATCATATGACCAGCACTTTAGGGCACTTTACAGTttgtgaaatgtttttaattaactaGCACTTGAGACTGGTGTGCAAAGAATTGAGATTGTGGCTGGATATGAAACAAAAGGAGTAAGACTTTGATGAAGAACATTAACATTCTGCCcacagattcattcattcagccaattTTCATTGAGTTGGGCACCAGAGTGTGTCTTATTAGGTCCATTTAATATTATGAGTCCTACtagcaaatgaacaaataaaatgagTTAAGTTTTATTGAGAACTTACTTTATACTGAGTACTTTCCAAGACACTTTACATGCATTACTGTTTAGTCCTCACAATGATTCTATGATACAGACAttattattagccccatttcacagaccAGGGCCCTGTCACAGAGAGGTTAACCAACtttctcaagatcacacagctagtaaatggcagagccatgaGTCAAACCCAGATCTGGCACTTCTAACCACTATACTTACTTCTTTGCTctccttttccatttcatttagtcaTTTCTCAGATTATTAGAGAATTTTCCCAGGTTAacaaagggaagaagggaaagaactTAAAGCCAAAGCCATCTGGCTTCTCATGAAAAGCTTTGGTAACAAAACTTCTTAGGAGAGAAACTTGagttcatcaaaatgaaaatttgGTTTTATCTGTGGATTTAAAGTATATTCCAGCCTCATGAAATGATGGCTACTTAAGAGATGGTTGTACTGTTTAGAAGAGCAAGGGTGCCTTTTGTTCCTCCTCCGACCATGCCAGGGAAGCCCAGAGGCGTACTGGGGGGAGCACAGAAAAATCATACTGTCTTTAGTTCCCTCCTGAAACCTACAAAAGTGACATCAAGTTACAGTGAGTCagtctgaaagaaaaagaaggctgGGTTCGGGGACAGGGTCACAGAGAGGAAAGGGGAGCCTCCTTAGGGCTTCTGCCCTATTAGTCAACCGGAGGTGAGACTGGGACTCTTCCAGCCCTGCTGGTGGAGGGGCAGGGCCGCCCCTTCTCCCGTCAGTGCCTGGCCTCCAGGAAATGTGCTGAGCAAGGGACGAGCCTCCCAGTTACTCACCCCCCAGCCGGGCCGGCTGTGCTCACCTCGGTAGGAGAaccactccatccagtgcttgaAGTCACGCAGGTGACAGTCACACTCCCAGGGGTTGTCCCCAACCTGCAGCAGCTGCAGGCTCACCAGGGGTTCAAATGTCAGCCGGTCCAGGTTCTGCAGACGGTTGGAGCGAAGTGATAGGGAGCGCAGAGCTGGGAGCGCATCGAAGAGGCCCGGGGGCAGCTGGGCCAGGCCGTTGATGGACAGGTCCAGGTGGCGCAGCCGGGGCGAGTGCTGCAGCAGGTCCCTGTCCAGGGTCCTGATGCTGTTGTTCCGCAACTGCAGCTCCGTCAGGTTCACCAGGTCGCCGAAAATGGAGCCGGGCAACTGGTCCAGGAAGTTATTGGAGAGGTCTAGTCGCTGCAAGCTGGACAGATTGGCAAATGCCCAGCTTGGCAGGGCACTCAGCTTATTGTTCAAAAGCAGGAGGGTTCGCGTGGCCGCGGGCAAGTCGGGGGGCACCACGGTGAGGCCAAGGCCGCTGCAGTCCACCTCCAGGCTGCGGCTGTCACACttacaggagaaagggcaggtgggcagggcctcCACGGCCCACAGGGTGAGCCAGCAGGTGATCCCTGGCAAGGGGAGGCGGGAGTTGTGGGAGAGGCAGGTGGGGGAAAGTGACAGGCCATAGTTACCTCCTGCTGCTCTATTCCTGCCTTTTCTGTTCATATCATAATGGTTTCTTTGCTTTATCTCCTTTGGCCTAAGCTACCATCAATGCACTGACCATATAGAAAGATAATTAAGAAACCCAAAGCACCTCTGTATTAGCGGACATCACACAGTGTCGGCAAGGCTCCTGGCCTCAGAGCACTTCTGCAAAGAAATCATTTTAGTGGAATGTGATCCTTGAGAATGGCAGGCCTGAATCCAGGGGACAGGCAAACCTCATCCCCAAAGATGCCCAGCTCACAGGGCTTCCCTTGCTGATCTTCTTGTGGGCTTGGGCTCCGCTGAAGCCACAGATGTTACAAACTAGAGGATAAAAGGATGTCAAAGAAGCCCGCCCCGTGTTGCCCCAGGAGAAAGGTTTTCTTTCCAAAAGAAATGGCCACACTGGCCCTTCCTCCCCTCtatgcccccacccccaacccggTACTGCGCTAGGCTAAGACGGGAGGTCCGTGGAAATGGGGAGCACAGAAGGgtgctccttcctccctcccacaaCTTCCCAAGTGCTGTCAGTTCTGCATGAATCCCACATCCAAGATAGGGCCAGTGACAGGTGAGGCAGGGATCCTGCCCTCCCTAGGGCTCAACTCCAGAGGCCACTGTGGAAATGAAGAAGGCAAGATCCACAGTTTCACTTCCACATTGAAGAATACTTGGGTGTGAACCACTGCAAATCGTGGGGCCTGGACATTTTTCATATTTACTCTCATTCTAAAGCCATCCACGCCCTTAGCCCGGTTCCTGCTCCATTTCTGCAGGAAGGGCCCAACAGTCTTCCTTTCGTGGCCCCGTGTCTCCAGGCCGCCT
This window encodes:
- the LRTM2 gene encoding leucine-rich repeat and transmembrane domain-containing protein 2: MLAPGSGPRQTNRLALHWGQISWITCWLTLWAVEALPTCPFSCKCDSRSLEVDCSGLGLTVVPPDLPAATRTLLLLNNKLSALPSWAFANLSSLQRLDLSNNFLDQLPGSIFGDLVNLTELQLRNNSIRTLDRDLLQHSPRLRHLDLSINGLAQLPPGLFDALPALRSLSLRSNRLQNLDRLTFEPLVSLQLLQVGDNPWECDCHLRDFKHWMEWFSYRGGRLDQLACTLPKELRGKDMRVVPMEMFNYCSQLEDENSSAGLDIPGPPCTKASPEPAKPKPGAELEPEPSTACPQKQRHRPVSVRRAIGTVVIAGVVCGIVCIMMVVAAAYGCIYASLMAKYHRELKKRQPLMGDPEGEHEEQKQISSVA